The following are from one region of the Rosistilla carotiformis genome:
- a CDS encoding family 16 glycoside hydrolase codes for MKKPMIVTARFLIAPLTVLCLLSGRLSAEVPLNQLTDSESRSGWKLLFDGKTFDGWRNYKKEGVSDGWKIIDGAMVREDKGAGDIITDKKYKAFELSLEYNISPAGNSGLMFHVTEENDRPWKSGPEIQVQDNVDGHDPQKAGWLYQLYKPQPPRWAANQDENIDATRPAGQWNQLYVRIAADNCEVVMNGVRYYTFKLGSEDWKKQVAASKFAAYDTFGTAGTGHICLQDHNDLVSYRNVKIRELGENGSVPQPIDGTLELKSTLAFPELKWEDWNAVDEAGNLRPLRIVELADAGDGSGRLFAISQQGGVWIFENRADVKEATLFFDRRGKVKDWKSRGANEEGLLGLAPHPDFKNNGHVYIYYTHPTEKKSVISRITVSEDNPNRADPDSETVIMEIDQPFQNHNGGSMEFGPDGFLYIGLGDGGDRNDPYAAGQDLAKLLGKILRIDVDKTDGDRKYGIPTDNPFVHHKGAQGEIYAYGLRNPWRIAFDSKTGDLWCGDVGQELWEEVDLITKGGNYGWSMREGSYPFGNTAVESPNPPIGPVWEYDHRIGRSITGGRVYRSDRLPELSGKYLYADYVTGCVWALDYDHEAGRVRKNLQIFGGDVPVLAFGEDAAGEVYYLTQSARGECIYRFDAAGK; via the coding sequence ATGAAAAAGCCCATGATTGTGACCGCTCGTTTTTTAATCGCTCCGCTGACAGTGCTTTGCCTGTTGTCTGGACGTCTGTCTGCGGAGGTGCCGTTAAACCAATTGACGGATTCAGAAAGTCGCAGCGGCTGGAAACTGCTGTTCGACGGCAAGACGTTTGATGGTTGGCGGAACTACAAAAAAGAAGGTGTCTCCGATGGCTGGAAGATCATCGACGGCGCGATGGTCCGCGAGGACAAAGGTGCGGGCGACATCATCACCGATAAGAAATACAAAGCCTTTGAGCTTTCGTTGGAATACAACATCAGCCCCGCCGGAAACAGTGGCCTGATGTTCCATGTGACCGAAGAGAACGATCGGCCATGGAAAAGTGGTCCCGAGATCCAAGTTCAGGACAATGTCGACGGACACGATCCGCAGAAGGCAGGCTGGTTGTATCAACTGTACAAGCCGCAACCGCCACGCTGGGCTGCCAACCAAGATGAAAACATCGATGCCACACGCCCCGCGGGACAGTGGAACCAATTGTATGTGCGGATCGCCGCCGACAATTGTGAAGTCGTCATGAATGGCGTCCGTTACTACACATTCAAACTTGGCAGCGAAGACTGGAAAAAACAGGTTGCTGCCAGCAAGTTTGCGGCGTACGACACATTCGGAACGGCAGGAACCGGCCACATTTGCCTGCAAGATCACAACGATCTGGTTTCCTACCGAAACGTCAAAATTCGCGAACTGGGCGAAAATGGTTCTGTCCCCCAACCGATCGACGGAACCTTGGAATTGAAGTCGACTCTGGCTTTCCCCGAATTGAAGTGGGAGGACTGGAATGCAGTCGACGAAGCGGGCAACCTGCGTCCGTTGCGGATCGTCGAACTGGCCGACGCGGGTGACGGCAGCGGCCGGTTGTTTGCGATTTCTCAACAGGGCGGGGTTTGGATTTTCGAGAATCGCGCAGACGTCAAAGAAGCCACGTTGTTCTTCGATCGTCGCGGCAAGGTGAAGGATTGGAAGAGCCGCGGCGCTAACGAAGAAGGACTGCTGGGACTCGCCCCCCACCCCGACTTCAAGAACAACGGCCACGTCTACATCTATTACACCCATCCCACCGAAAAGAAGTCGGTGATCTCGCGGATCACGGTTTCGGAAGACAATCCCAACCGAGCCGATCCCGATTCGGAAACGGTGATCATGGAGATCGATCAACCATTCCAAAACCACAATGGCGGTAGCATGGAATTCGGTCCTGACGGCTTCCTCTACATTGGATTGGGAGACGGGGGTGACCGCAACGATCCTTATGCCGCGGGACAAGATCTGGCCAAATTGCTGGGCAAGATCTTGCGGATCGACGTCGACAAAACCGATGGCGATCGCAAGTATGGGATTCCCACGGACAATCCGTTTGTCCATCACAAAGGTGCCCAAGGTGAGATCTATGCGTATGGCCTACGGAACCCGTGGCGGATCGCTTTCGACTCCAAGACCGGCGATCTGTGGTGCGGCGATGTCGGCCAAGAATTGTGGGAAGAGGTCGATCTGATCACCAAGGGAGGCAACTATGGCTGGAGCATGCGGGAAGGATCTTATCCGTTTGGTAACACCGCCGTTGAATCTCCCAATCCACCGATCGGCCCGGTCTGGGAATACGACCATCGCATCGGACGTTCGATCACCGGGGGACGCGTCTATCGCAGCGACCGTTTGCCAGAACTTAGTGGTAAATACCTGTATGCCGACTATGTAACCGGATGCGTGTGGGCGTTGGATTACGATCACGAGGCGGGTCGCGTACGGAAGAACTTGCAGATCTTCGGCGGCGATGTTCCCGTGTTGGCCTTTGGCGAAGATGCAGCGGGAGAGGTCTATTACCTAACCCAAAGCGCACGCGGCGAATGCATCTACCGCTTTGATGCGGCCGGTAAATAA
- a CDS encoding sialate O-acetylesterase: MLYRYRMFVFTAALVFACVATTLHAEVKLASIFSDSMVLQQQMPIPVWGWAEPGEQIRVTFGEQTQQATADDNGRWKVQLEPLQANAEGQKLVVAGSNTLEVKDVLIGEVWICSGQSNMEWAVKGATNGAQETAAADHPEIRLFNVPGHTTSPVAKETCPGVWQVCKPNTVGGFSAVGYFFGRRLQNDLKVPIGLVGTNWGGTRIEPWISPAGFHHVPELKAIADQVDAYTAETKVGGSSPSAIYNAMVHPLAPFAMRGAIWYQGESNGGEGESYYHKTQALVSSWRELFNPNLGFYWVQLANFKQPTEDPAGGDGWAKLREAQTKALDIDHTGMAVIIDIGEAGDIHPRNKQDVGDRLAQWALHQTYEKQQIVPAGPLFKSQEIEGASIRLSFDYVGGGLIVGKKEGLQPTEEVKQGKLERFAIAGADKQWHWADATIDGDSVVVKSAAVAEPVAVRYAYSMNPEGANLYNKEGLPASPFRTDAW; this comes from the coding sequence ATGCTCTACCGCTACCGAATGTTTGTGTTTACCGCCGCGCTGGTGTTTGCCTGCGTGGCAACGACGTTGCACGCTGAAGTCAAGCTCGCATCGATCTTCAGTGATTCGATGGTCTTGCAACAACAGATGCCCATTCCGGTCTGGGGCTGGGCAGAACCTGGCGAACAAATTCGCGTCACGTTCGGCGAACAAACTCAGCAGGCGACGGCCGACGACAACGGTCGTTGGAAGGTTCAATTGGAACCGTTGCAAGCGAATGCTGAAGGCCAAAAATTGGTCGTCGCCGGCAGCAACACCCTGGAGGTCAAAGACGTCCTGATCGGTGAAGTTTGGATCTGTTCGGGCCAATCCAACATGGAATGGGCCGTTAAGGGGGCGACGAACGGAGCTCAGGAGACCGCTGCCGCGGACCATCCGGAAATCCGGTTGTTTAATGTTCCCGGACACACCACGTCGCCGGTTGCCAAAGAAACGTGTCCTGGCGTTTGGCAAGTTTGCAAACCGAACACGGTAGGCGGCTTTTCAGCGGTGGGGTATTTCTTCGGCCGACGTTTGCAAAACGATCTGAAGGTTCCCATTGGCTTGGTCGGCACCAACTGGGGCGGCACACGGATTGAACCTTGGATCTCCCCAGCGGGGTTTCATCACGTTCCTGAATTGAAAGCGATCGCCGACCAAGTCGATGCGTATACCGCGGAGACGAAGGTGGGGGGGAGTTCGCCGTCGGCAATCTACAACGCGATGGTCCATCCGTTGGCACCTTTTGCGATGCGAGGCGCGATCTGGTACCAGGGGGAATCCAATGGCGGCGAAGGGGAATCGTATTATCACAAAACCCAAGCATTGGTTTCCAGTTGGCGCGAACTGTTTAATCCCAACCTCGGGTTCTACTGGGTCCAGTTGGCCAACTTCAAGCAGCCGACGGAGGATCCGGCGGGAGGCGACGGTTGGGCGAAGCTGCGTGAAGCGCAGACCAAGGCACTCGATATCGACCACACCGGAATGGCGGTGATCATCGACATCGGGGAAGCTGGCGATATTCACCCGCGAAATAAGCAGGACGTCGGAGATCGGCTGGCTCAGTGGGCGCTCCATCAAACCTACGAAAAGCAGCAGATCGTGCCTGCGGGGCCGTTGTTCAAGAGCCAAGAAATCGAAGGGGCTTCGATCCGCTTGAGCTTCGATTACGTCGGCGGTGGTTTGATCGTCGGTAAAAAGGAAGGGCTGCAACCGACTGAAGAGGTCAAGCAGGGCAAGCTGGAGCGTTTTGCCATTGCTGGCGCCGATAAGCAATGGCATTGGGCCGATGCTACGATCGACGGCGATAGCGTGGTCGTCAAATCGGCGGCGGTCGCGGAACCCGTCGCGGTCCGGTACGCCTATTCGATGAACCCAGAGGGAGCAAACCTTTATAACAAAGAAGGCTTGCCAGCCTCGCCGTTCCGCACCGACGCCTGGTAG
- a CDS encoding efflux RND transporter permease subunit produces MPNPTLDFNDRQSNAEVPSGGFGRLVDHAWIVAAVIVLITGIATIGYVDPTMLVSPAAEKAVDHSTTSEAASRKQRATPEVRIAQLAGFDLVLLVHSQDLFTPASAAALRHVVDRLEALPQVDSVHWMDRAPPLNIFGLREPVFPNSTASASRFDAAKTKALGNPMIGGFLLSGDARSTLINVNIDWLFVRNDEDCTTAIREAAQQAASEIQGSDLTFQMTGRVPLELSLRKRNRSDERTYQIIANVFTMIMAIILFRGVIAVLIVALAPGLGVYWTLGLLNYFDLQDNPFNHVVLPILISLVGFTDGVHMMVQIRANRAAGMPPRAATRRALSEVGLACGLTSLTTAIGFGSLSLAHHRIVQEFGWCCVLGVVVTFIAVVTVIPLLCMTPLGLRVQSGHSRGWVDRNFGRAQWIIDAVIRNHRRFAIGGMLGLAVMVGISSLLRPDERRNSALPSTGEELEALQAMDHDFGGLETAKVEIEWTDAVPSDSPEVLQVMQQVDAALQAEPLIGFPISIATLVAAMPGEGDAADRVSLIELLPPPLKRAFFTPEHGTAMAMFRVQDLGIAKYGPVFERVDEKLQAIAAQHPYFTLKLAGDAVWRWHNLYQIVVDLALSLGTAIVIIFIVLSIVYRSLRIGLISIVPNVFPLAATGTLLVFAGQSLEIVSVCAFTVCLGIAVDDTIHFLTRYNEERKKTDDKAEAIRRSFVAVGTALIITTIVLVAGFVTALSSDTRDHQIFATMGILTITSALFADLIFLPALLTMFPGRKR; encoded by the coding sequence ATGCCAAACCCCACGTTAGATTTCAACGACCGGCAATCGAATGCGGAAGTCCCAAGCGGTGGCTTCGGTCGTTTGGTGGATCACGCTTGGATCGTTGCGGCGGTGATCGTGTTGATCACAGGGATAGCGACCATCGGCTACGTCGATCCGACAATGTTGGTTTCACCCGCAGCGGAGAAAGCGGTCGATCATTCGACCACCTCCGAAGCGGCCAGTCGCAAGCAACGTGCGACGCCCGAAGTTCGGATTGCGCAACTGGCGGGATTCGATTTGGTTTTGCTGGTCCATTCCCAAGACCTCTTCACCCCTGCCTCCGCTGCGGCGCTGCGGCATGTGGTTGATCGGCTTGAAGCCTTGCCTCAGGTCGATAGCGTGCACTGGATGGATCGTGCGCCACCTCTGAACATTTTCGGTCTTCGCGAACCCGTTTTTCCAAATTCGACAGCTTCGGCTTCCCGATTTGACGCCGCCAAGACCAAGGCCTTAGGCAATCCGATGATTGGCGGCTTCTTGTTGTCGGGAGATGCCCGTTCGACGTTGATTAACGTGAACATCGATTGGTTGTTTGTTCGCAACGATGAGGACTGCACGACGGCGATCCGCGAGGCGGCGCAGCAAGCCGCCAGTGAGATCCAAGGCAGCGACCTGACGTTCCAAATGACCGGCCGCGTGCCGTTGGAACTTTCGCTGAGGAAACGAAATCGGTCCGACGAACGCACGTATCAAATCATTGCCAACGTGTTCACAATGATCATGGCGATCATCTTGTTTCGCGGAGTGATCGCGGTTTTGATCGTGGCCCTTGCACCGGGACTGGGAGTCTATTGGACGCTCGGGTTGCTGAATTATTTTGATTTGCAAGACAATCCGTTCAATCATGTCGTCCTGCCAATCTTGATAAGTCTTGTTGGCTTTACCGACGGTGTTCACATGATGGTTCAGATCCGCGCCAACCGCGCCGCGGGAATGCCGCCACGGGCAGCGACACGGCGGGCACTTTCGGAAGTTGGACTGGCGTGTGGGTTGACCTCGCTGACCACAGCGATCGGGTTTGGCTCGCTGAGCCTCGCGCATCACCGTATCGTTCAGGAATTTGGATGGTGTTGCGTGTTGGGGGTGGTCGTCACTTTTATCGCCGTTGTCACCGTGATCCCTTTGTTGTGTATGACGCCCCTGGGACTGCGCGTGCAATCGGGGCATAGCCGTGGTTGGGTCGACCGCAACTTTGGCCGCGCCCAATGGATCATCGACGCTGTGATCCGTAACCATCGCCGGTTTGCGATCGGCGGCATGTTGGGACTGGCGGTGATGGTCGGAATTAGCAGTCTGTTGAGGCCGGACGAACGGCGGAACAGTGCGCTACCAAGCACGGGCGAAGAGCTGGAAGCGCTGCAGGCGATGGACCACGATTTTGGTGGGCTAGAAACGGCGAAAGTGGAGATCGAATGGACCGATGCGGTGCCGTCGGACTCTCCCGAAGTGTTGCAAGTGATGCAGCAGGTCGATGCGGCGTTGCAGGCCGAACCGCTGATCGGTTTCCCGATTTCGATCGCCACCTTGGTGGCCGCGATGCCGGGCGAAGGGGATGCGGCCGATCGAGTCAGCCTGATCGAACTGCTGCCGCCGCCGCTGAAGCGCGCCTTCTTCACGCCTGAACATGGGACGGCGATGGCGATGTTCCGCGTCCAGGATTTGGGGATTGCCAAATACGGCCCGGTCTTTGAACGCGTCGACGAGAAACTGCAAGCGATCGCCGCGCAGCACCCTTACTTCACGCTTAAGTTGGCTGGGGATGCGGTTTGGCGGTGGCATAATCTCTATCAAATCGTGGTCGATTTAGCGCTCAGTTTGGGAACGGCGATCGTGATCATTTTCATCGTCCTTTCGATCGTCTATCGATCGTTGCGGATCGGATTGATTTCGATTGTTCCCAACGTCTTTCCGTTGGCCGCAACCGGAACGCTATTGGTCTTTGCCGGGCAATCGCTGGAGATCGTCAGTGTCTGTGCCTTCACTGTCTGTCTGGGGATCGCCGTCGACGACACGATCCATTTCCTGACCCGGTACAATGAAGAACGCAAGAAGACCGACGACAAAGCCGAAGCGATTCGTCGCTCGTTTGTTGCCGTAGGGACGGCATTGATCATTACGACGATCGTCTTGGTCGCCGGGTTCGTCACCGCGCTGTCGAGCGACACACGTGATCACCAAATCTTTGCCACGATGGGTATTCTGACGATCACGTCCGCATTGTTTGCCGACCTGATCTTCCTGCCCGCCTTGCTGACGATGTTCCCCGGACGCAAGCGGTAG
- a CDS encoding MJ0042-type zinc finger domain-containing protein, whose amino-acid sequence MSVLQVRCPGCQAALRVPATAAGSKVRCSQCKKVLAIPARPRAAEAAPIASPASAPASAPPPRQPVTAASDEPFGSFDTADADDPFSASTPYTAASSGFSAASSFQPQRKQHDESATPAASAGRPNWLIAVIVAGAFMMVALVGMTGIGYLAYTRSVDAAVAENQAAKAAANAELSAAAIAEQQTLAEADPLPPSWEAQGARGVTVRMPSTATVREVASPIQGQLVLRVDGTDPDSGAKFWLTEMPVAAGTEIRRDMWLRNLYRYSGATAEERVDVRRSGVAGKRILLARDGEQMDPLLEVFVLPDRMVVASVQPANAKRAEAFFASLTLSAGTVDSTSAAADTDLAKASPRSPPVTAAATQPLTGDEARRYKIYLEYRRYAGANTTRAPLPGVHARDAVDRLLGQVNESQTQAFMVLHGLTDKQLGEIITEGNDKSWATR is encoded by the coding sequence ATGAGCGTTCTGCAAGTTCGCTGTCCTGGCTGTCAGGCTGCGTTGCGAGTTCCAGCGACAGCTGCCGGATCGAAAGTCCGCTGCAGCCAATGCAAAAAGGTGCTTGCGATCCCGGCCCGCCCGCGTGCGGCGGAGGCCGCCCCGATCGCCAGCCCAGCGTCTGCGCCAGCCAGCGCTCCGCCGCCGCGCCAGCCTGTGACCGCGGCGAGCGATGAGCCGTTTGGCAGCTTCGATACAGCGGATGCTGACGATCCGTTTTCAGCATCGACGCCCTACACCGCCGCTTCCAGCGGGTTTTCCGCTGCATCCTCGTTTCAGCCGCAGCGGAAGCAACATGACGAATCCGCGACACCCGCGGCGTCTGCTGGTAGGCCCAATTGGCTGATCGCGGTAATCGTTGCGGGTGCGTTCATGATGGTCGCGTTGGTCGGAATGACCGGCATCGGCTATCTTGCCTACACGCGGTCGGTCGACGCAGCGGTCGCTGAAAATCAGGCTGCCAAGGCTGCGGCCAATGCGGAGTTGTCGGCCGCTGCGATCGCCGAGCAGCAGACGCTGGCGGAGGCCGATCCGTTGCCTCCCAGTTGGGAAGCGCAGGGAGCACGCGGCGTGACGGTGCGGATGCCATCGACGGCAACCGTTCGTGAAGTGGCGTCGCCAATTCAAGGCCAGCTGGTGTTGCGTGTCGATGGAACCGATCCCGACAGTGGAGCAAAGTTCTGGCTAACCGAAATGCCCGTCGCCGCGGGAACCGAAATCCGTCGCGACATGTGGCTCCGCAATCTCTATCGATATTCGGGCGCCACGGCAGAGGAACGCGTCGATGTCCGCCGCAGCGGAGTCGCGGGGAAACGGATCTTGCTGGCACGTGATGGTGAACAAATGGATCCACTGCTGGAAGTCTTTGTGCTTCCCGATCGAATGGTGGTGGCGTCGGTTCAGCCAGCAAATGCCAAGCGAGCTGAAGCGTTCTTCGCCTCGCTGACACTTTCGGCTGGAACCGTCGACAGCACCTCGGCAGCCGCTGACACCGATCTGGCGAAGGCGTCGCCCCGCTCCCCGCCTGTGACGGCTGCCGCAACACAACCGCTGACCGGTGACGAAGCCCGACGCTATAAGATTTATTTGGAGTACCGCCGATATGCGGGAGCCAATACGACGCGTGCGCCGCTGCCGGGAGTCCATGCGCGTGATGCCGTTGATCGCTTGCTGGGACAAGTCAACGAGAGTCAAACGCAGGCGTTCATGGTCCTGCACGGGCTAACGGACAAACAGCTGGGAGAGATCATCACCGAAGGGAACGACAAGAGCTGGGCCACACGGTAA
- a CDS encoding ATP-binding protein, producing the protein MASLFVIRGRDQGKHYALDNARYTIGRDISNDIQLIDSEVSRQHAQVFTEGEFFEVMDLGSSNGTSVNGSPINRCILKSGDRLQVGGTMMIFTGNGEPTTMEGQHGVDIIQQSRQMEGSQIVSSLSRVVDNDAEMESSQVKIDARVEVMYHTALAVGRTLEIPQLLDRILRLVFDWVAADRGCIMLSDPETKELRPAARCDRSEGPIKDRIAISRTILDYVIEKNEGVRTRDAKDDGRWDSGQSIVRMGIREAICVPLQGRYDVVGAMYVDTFTPPGRFVDADEQGRFVDEHLKLMTAIGHQAALAIEDTFYYSSLLQSERLAAMGQTIATLSHHIKNILQGIRGGSYLIETGLDRNDNEAVRKGWAMVDKNQDKISNLVLDMLTFSKEREPELVEGDLNATVADVVELMQVRADEADCHLEVQLDQSLPTACFDADAMHRAVLNIVTNAIDAVDGSDSEERERQPSVRISTSYVAGDGFYIDIADNGPGIDPADIEKIFSLFESKKGARGTGLGLPVSQKIMQEHGGEILLESQRGSGTKFRLHLPAVDSAPETMI; encoded by the coding sequence ATGGCTTCGTTGTTCGTAATTCGTGGGCGAGACCAAGGCAAGCACTACGCGCTGGACAACGCGCGGTACACGATTGGCCGCGATATCAGCAACGACATCCAGCTGATCGATTCGGAGGTCTCCCGACAGCACGCGCAGGTTTTCACCGAAGGGGAGTTCTTCGAGGTGATGGATCTGGGCAGCAGCAACGGGACGTCGGTCAATGGCAGTCCGATCAACCGCTGCATTCTAAAAAGTGGCGATCGACTGCAAGTGGGTGGGACGATGATGATCTTCACCGGAAACGGTGAACCGACGACGATGGAGGGCCAACACGGCGTCGACATCATCCAACAATCGCGTCAGATGGAAGGATCGCAGATCGTTTCCTCGCTCTCACGCGTCGTCGACAACGACGCCGAGATGGAGTCGTCGCAGGTGAAGATCGATGCGCGCGTGGAGGTGATGTACCACACGGCGCTCGCCGTCGGTCGGACGTTAGAGATTCCACAGCTGTTGGATCGGATCTTGCGTCTGGTGTTCGATTGGGTCGCCGCCGATCGCGGCTGCATCATGCTCTCGGATCCCGAAACCAAAGAACTTCGCCCCGCCGCACGCTGCGATCGCAGCGAGGGGCCGATCAAAGACCGGATTGCGATCAGCCGCACGATCCTCGATTACGTGATCGAAAAAAACGAAGGGGTGCGAACACGCGACGCCAAAGATGATGGGCGTTGGGACAGCGGGCAATCGATCGTCCGAATGGGCATCCGCGAAGCGATCTGCGTTCCGTTGCAAGGACGTTACGACGTCGTTGGCGCAATGTACGTCGATACCTTCACGCCCCCGGGGCGGTTTGTCGACGCCGACGAACAGGGACGGTTTGTCGATGAGCATCTGAAACTGATGACCGCCATCGGGCATCAGGCGGCGCTAGCGATCGAAGACACCTTCTATTATTCGTCGCTGTTGCAGAGCGAACGTTTGGCGGCGATGGGGCAGACGATCGCGACGCTGTCGCATCACATCAAGAACATCTTGCAGGGGATTCGAGGCGGCAGCTACCTGATCGAGACAGGTTTGGATCGCAACGATAACGAAGCGGTCCGCAAGGGCTGGGCGATGGTCGACAAGAACCAAGACAAGATCTCCAACCTCGTGCTCGACATGCTCACGTTCAGCAAGGAACGGGAGCCGGAACTGGTCGAAGGGGATCTGAACGCCACCGTCGCCGACGTCGTCGAACTGATGCAGGTTCGCGCCGACGAAGCCGATTGCCACCTGGAAGTCCAGCTGGACCAATCGCTTCCGACAGCCTGCTTCGACGCCGACGCGATGCATCGCGCGGTGTTGAACATCGTGACCAATGCGATCGATGCCGTCGACGGTTCCGACAGCGAAGAACGGGAACGCCAGCCAAGCGTTCGAATTTCAACCAGCTACGTCGCCGGCGATGGCTTTTACATCGATATCGCCGACAACGGACCGGGGATCGACCCCGCCGACATCGAAAAAATCTTCTCCCTGTTTGAATCGAAAAAAGGGGCTCGCGGGACCGGGCTCGGTTTGCCGGTCAGCCAAAAGATCATGCAGGAACATGGCGGCGAAATCTTGCTGGAAAGCCAGCGGGGCAGCGGCACCAAGTTCCGCTTGCACCTGCCCGCAGTCGATTCGGCTCCCGAAACGATGATCTAG
- a CDS encoding bifunctional nuclease family protein codes for MPVQMQLARIIISEISDNQVIYLQEVDGDRQFPILIGIFEATNIDRRVKEDYKPPRPLTHDLVVNVAEALGAEVDSVVISGLREHTYFAHLRLKKDGEIIEIDSRPSDAIAVAVTFSPPLPIYVAEEVLDDAIKS; via the coding sequence ATGCCTGTCCAGATGCAACTGGCTCGGATCATCATCAGCGAGATCAGCGACAACCAAGTGATCTACCTTCAAGAGGTCGACGGGGATCGTCAGTTTCCGATTTTGATCGGCATCTTCGAAGCGACGAATATCGACCGACGGGTGAAGGAAGACTACAAACCACCTCGCCCGTTGACCCATGATTTGGTCGTCAATGTTGCCGAAGCGCTGGGGGCCGAGGTCGACAGCGTCGTGATCAGCGGACTTCGAGAGCATACCTATTTCGCCCATCTGCGGTTGAAGAAAGATGGAGAGATCATCGAGATCGATTCGCGTCCCTCCGACGCGATCGCCGTCGCGGTGACCTTCAGCCCGCCGCTGCCGATCTACGTGGCCGAAGAAGTTCTCGACGACGCGATCAAATCGTAG
- a CDS encoding lactonase family protein: MGTAETLDVWFGTTTPKDGLSKGIYHASFNTETGKLTTPELAFGIGSPGFLALHPNGKVLYCTGTIDGEPLLTALSIESGADGEKLKLINAAAIGDGGAAHLSVDQTGKALFSAQYGGGSTAMFELAEDGEILQRSDLKKHSGGSGVVGNRQDKPHAHWVGTSPDNRFVMVPDLGLDKVVIYELDLDELKLNDHGFGSVPAGGGPRHMKFHPDGKRVYVLNELALSVTVFDYDPEAGTMTAIQTIPTVTEESKTKENHSSGSEIRVHPSGKFVYSANRGHDTITAYSVDPEDGKLTLIEEEAIRGSWPRNFNVDPTGKWLIAAGRDSNTAAVFSIDQETGELTFTQHSAMVPTPICVLFSKP, translated from the coding sequence ATGGGAACCGCCGAGACGTTGGATGTTTGGTTCGGTACGACGACCCCGAAAGACGGTCTGAGCAAAGGCATCTACCACGCCTCGTTTAACACCGAGACGGGGAAGCTGACGACGCCGGAGCTGGCCTTTGGAATCGGAAGCCCCGGTTTCTTGGCGCTCCATCCCAACGGCAAGGTGCTCTATTGCACCGGCACGATCGACGGCGAGCCGCTGTTGACGGCGTTGTCGATCGAATCGGGTGCCGATGGCGAGAAGTTGAAGTTGATCAACGCGGCTGCGATTGGCGACGGCGGCGCGGCCCATCTGTCGGTCGATCAAACCGGCAAGGCACTCTTTTCAGCCCAATACGGCGGCGGATCGACAGCGATGTTTGAACTGGCCGAAGATGGCGAGATCTTGCAACGCAGCGATCTGAAAAAGCACTCCGGCGGTTCGGGCGTTGTTGGCAATCGCCAAGACAAACCACACGCCCACTGGGTTGGCACATCGCCCGACAACCGATTTGTGATGGTTCCCGATTTGGGACTCGACAAGGTGGTGATCTACGAACTCGACTTGGACGAACTGAAACTGAACGACCACGGTTTTGGCAGCGTTCCTGCCGGCGGCGGTCCACGCCACATGAAGTTCCATCCCGATGGCAAGCGTGTCTACGTCCTGAATGAGTTGGCACTGTCGGTCACGGTCTTCGATTACGATCCCGAAGCGGGAACGATGACGGCGATTCAAACGATTCCAACGGTCACCGAAGAATCGAAAACGAAAGAGAATCACAGCAGCGGATCGGAGATTCGCGTGCACCCATCGGGCAAGTTTGTTTACTCCGCCAATCGCGGGCACGACACGATCACTGCCTATTCGGTCGACCCGGAGGATGGAAAGTTGACGTTGATCGAAGAGGAAGCGATTCGCGGCAGCTGGCCCCGCAACTTTAATGTCGATCCAACCGGCAAGTGGTTGATCGCCGCCGGCCGCGACAGCAACACCGCGGCGGTCTTTTCGATCGATCAGGAGACAGGCGAACTGACCTTCACGCAGCACAGCGCGATGGTTCCAACTCCAATCTGCGTGCTGTTCAGCAAGCCGTAA